One segment of bacterium DNA contains the following:
- a CDS encoding iron-sulfur cluster assembly accessory protein, giving the protein MEQTNPQTAQVSNDTNDFPVTLTTKAIEMIKSALKEEGLEDHGLRIAVQGGGCSGLQYGLDFEKEERMGDVVSTVDGLKIFIDMASANFLKGTSIDYVTSLQGAGFKFNNPNAKRTCGCGSSFS; this is encoded by the coding sequence ATGGAACAGACAAATCCCCAAACAGCGCAAGTCTCTAATGATACTAATGATTTCCCCGTCACACTAACTACAAAGGCGATTGAAATGATTAAATCGGCCCTTAAAGAAGAGGGTCTAGAGGACCACGGCCTGAGAATCGCTGTCCAAGGTGGCGGCTGCTCAGGACTACAGTATGGCCTAGATTTTGAGAAAGAAGAGCGCATGGGTGATGTGGTTTCAACAGTCGATGGTTTAAAAATATTTATCGACATGGCCAGTGCTAACTTTCTTAAAGGCACAAGCATTGACTATGTCACAAGCTTGCAGGGCGCTGGATTTAAATTTAATAATCCTAACGCTAAACGCACTTGTGGTTGTGGTTCATCATTTAGTTAA